From the genome of Bombyx mori chromosome 7, ASM3026992v2:
tatctcaaggtaggtggcggcatttacgttgtagatgtctatgagctccggtaaccacttaacaccaggtgggctgtgagctcgtccaccctcttaagcaataatttaaaaaaacttataatttacatataaaatctcCGTAATTTTACGTTTccgtatatattaatatttatcattaaaatcaATAGTAACATACATATGTGTTGCCGTGAATTGTTCCCGTAGtgagcttttatttatttatttattacacttcatgtaaaatttacattgggggacttaatgcctaaggcattctctaccagtcaaccaaaggtagtgcagagtaaacaGTGGTAGGTGCCTTTAGTGATCAAACTATTAATAACTTTTATTTGTCACGGTTTATTAATAGCGTGTGACCGTCCCGTGTGGGCCGTTTCACATTTGTAAACAAATCTTTTGTATATACGGGCGGCGTCTATCAATAAAGCCTCGTGAGCGGTAATTTAATAATTCGAGTGTCATTAAGAGGTAGTGACGTGTGTTAAGCACATCGCTCGGTACGTGTATCGTAAAACAAAGTCCGCCTCAGATGCATTGTGTGTCGGGCGGATGTCGCGACGCAATCTCGGCGGCTCGGGCCTCCCCACCTGCCGCGGCGTTCCCACACTCGGGCGCCGCAAAAAACGCGACCGACTGAGACGGAAGAACTTGTTCCACGTAGCGCGCCATCTCGCTCGCACGCCAGGGCTGCCTGCCCGCGCAGCCTCCACGCATCACGATAACCACGAAATCACAATTTTCTGGAAAACCTAACGATTGTTATCCGTGGATCGTGTGTTCGATATTCGAAATgcttttgatatttaaaaaaaaaaacgaaagctgtcgattaaaacaaaaaacgctCTGTCTCCAACTTTCACGTATAGTGGCCGAGTAATCTGAAACATCTATGGTAATAACCGACAGCCCTATCAGAGATGTTTGTATCGACTATTACGAAAATGTAAAAGCCAGAGAAGCGGTCGTAATGTAATGAAAACAACGTTACACGGTCGCGCACTCACACACGCCCGCAACGGCATACACACCTCGAACCGGGtcaaaaacacatttaaacGCGAACCGAACACGAATCGAAATAAACTCCGCACTTGACCGTACCATGGATATCGGTTCGCGTCTGCGAAACGGTAACGCGTCTTCGGAGAGCGTTACGATCCCGAAAACCAACTTGCATGTCCCGACCGCATTATGCGGAGCCCGCCTCGTCCGTAATAATGGGTCGCGAGAGAAATCCTTTACCACCGCTCAATTTCATCTAATTGTTGACGAGAGTAAAGTTCTCACGATTATTACCTTCTGTTTTGAATTGCGAATCCCACGCGCACTCGGTTTCCGTTTCGGACGAAACCAGATGTTGAGATTTGACAAATATTTGCCGAGAACATGTGGGAAAGATCCACCGGGAAGGTCGCAGTTTTTGTCGTTACCTGACTTCGGGATGGCTGTATCGCCGAGGCCTTGATCGCACTGCGACGTACTGAGTCTTTCATTACAAATCGATACAAGTTCgttgatataaattaattaatacgcgGCGGAACAGTGCTACTGTAACTTTTTTGTGCCCACTCACGATCCAAATTGTTTTTGAAGTGTAATTTTTACTACCTTTTTACTACTCGAGGGTCAAGATAAGCTCGAGTGCAAGCGCCTGCTCCTTGGCGCGATGCAATGAGCAATAACATAGACACTTGAATCTTTGATCTATCTTTGTGGAACCGATTTACCGGTGGCGCCAAAGAGCATTTTTTCTCACTGCTCTCTTGTATTTTGTGTACTTATATAAATGAGAAAAGGCCGCGAGAATCGATTGTTTACAACTGTCATTTATTTTCGAAAGTACAAAGCTTTCGTGAAAGCGGAATAAGCTATATCAATTTCctgcgcaataaaaaaaaagccgcgATTATCTAGCAGTGGCGCGAATTTGCATGCCAATTTTAAGTCTGAGATTTAAGCCGATTTGCGAACTACCCGGCCGTGTTTAACAGTCGCAAGGATTAATACTCTGACTTACTCTTCACTCTCTATTTTGTCGAATTAATTCTGATAGTATATAGGGAGAGGACAGAGCTACATAATCCCTTGTATTTGTCGGATTTTATGTTCCGAATGTTTTCGAAGCTATGTGAAGCAACAACTTGATTCATCTGTTAAGTCTTTCAGTCCCTGCACAAgtcttaataattaatataagttGGTACTATCAAAATGGCGTCTAGTATTTTTCTAGCGAGTTAGGGGAATAGTAACGGTCGAGTGACGGTTATACTCCCCGCGCTATCTGCCCCCTTTGTATTCGCTCCGATAACTTACCCATGCGCACCCGACCGATACGACTCCGAGCCGCAAGTCTTATTACAAAAGACTACTTTAACTAACAATCGTTATACATTACTGGATTTACTTACAACATGTAAATCGATGTGAGCATTCGCTGCGGCATGTATGCGACCTCTTGACGCGAATCATTTGTCTTAATACCAAGGAAACTTTGGTAAGGTTCGCTGGTTCACGAACGTAAATCACTAAGTTAACGATGCGCAAACATCACGTCTAATTTAACTAGAAATACCACCATCTAGTCTTACTACTTGTAGATAGGAATTTAGGTAATTCTCGTATTAGAATCTTTGGGTagtcatcatattattatatcggtACAGCCAACCTAGCCATGTTGGACATAAGGCCTCTCCAAATCTGCGGCATTTATAATTTGCATTAAATTGATTGAAAGGTCAAGAAGAAGAGCTGATCATGGCTCGCAGTTACGAGTGTGCGAGCTGAGATAAATTGTGTGTGCGCGTGACCTCGCCCCCGGCTGGGAAGCTAACGAACCGCTCTCTTTGTGGCGCTCACCGTGTCCTTTACGACGGAACTGCGCTAAAATCTTCCCCGCATCCATTCCCATCTCAGTGACTAATCTCGAGTTTGcccctatttattatttaaaaacccaTTAGCGAGAATACCTTTGTGCTCCTTTGTCTCGGTGATGCGCTAACgaacgttttgtttttgtttcagcAAAATGCCTGGCCGGCTGCGACTCCGAGCACGGTTACTGCACCAAGCCCGACGAATGCATGTGAGTACCCACTTCACACCTTTGTGCTAAATGACTAAAGAATCTCCCTCCGCTTCTAAATCATTCATCCGTTTCTTTGTTCCTCGAATAGAGAAAGGCGCACTTTTTAGTGGCTCGTTATCACGTTGCCTTTTACTCACGGTCGTTTCTCTTTAATTACAGATGTCACTCGGGGTGGGTGGGCAAACGCTGCGATAAGTGCGAGCCGCATCCGGGATGCGTCCACGGAACCTGCTCGAGGCCCTGGGATTGCATCTGCAAAGAAGGTTGGGGTGGACTTTTCTGCAACCAAGATCTGAACTACTGCACCAATCACCGACCGTGCAGAAATGGAGGCACTTGTCTTAACACCGGTCAAGGCAGTTATACTTGCGTGTGTCCACCTGAGTATACGGGATCGGACTGCGAGAAGTCTCTACACTCATGCGCCGTACGCCCTTGTCTCAATGGAGGCCTTTGCGTACCAGATGAAGGTGGCGAACTTTCCTGTACTTGTCCCCAAGGATACGAAGGAGCGCGCTGTGAGACGCGGCGACTTACCTGCTTTGATCGACCTTGTCACAACGGAGGAACCTGTGAACCGAAATCCTCCGGCTACGTGTGTGTATGTCCGGTAGGGTTCGCGGGCACGGACTGCGCCCTCGAAGCCGACCCATGCGCCGCCAACCCCTGCCGCAACGGAGCCACCTGCTCCCGAGCAGGCAACGGCTTCAAATGCACGTGCAGAACAGGCTTTAGAGGCAACCGATGCGAGATTGACATAGACGACTGCGCCGGCATCTTGTGCGAACACGGCGGGACCTGCGTCGACCTTGTTAACGGACAGAAATGTCAGTGTGCTCCCGGATTCCTCGGCCCCCGCTGTGAAACTCGAGTAGACATGTGCTTGACAAAACCGTGCGCAAACGGCGGCGAGTGTCTAGTTCTAGACAACGACTACGGGTGCCGGTGCCGGCCTGGCTTCACCGGCAAGGATTGCAGCATCGACATCGACGAATGCGCCTCTTCGCCGTGCCGGAACGGAGGAACGTGTCGCGACCGAGTGGACGGGTACAGATGCGTGTGTCCGCACGGATGGGGAGGGCGCTCTTGTACCGTGTCGCTGTCGGAGTTGGCAGCGAAACAGGCAGGCGGACACTTGCCGCGCGTAGGTGATTCCGACGAAGAGGAGCGGCTGTCGGCGCAGCAGGTGGCGTGGATAGCGGCGCTGGGCGCTCTGGTGCCGGCGGGTGCAGGTGCGGCTGCGCTGGCCGTGGTTTGCGTCCGGCGCCGGAGAGCGCGGGCGGCCGCCGCTGCCGACGCGGAGGCGCGCGCCCAGAACGCGGCCAACGCGGGCGGCGGTCACGTGATCCGCAACACGTGGGGCAAGTGCGACGCGCCGCCCCCTGAGTGTCAGAACGCGCACAACGCTGCCGCCGAGGAGTGCAAGCGCAAGACGCTCAACACCGAGAGCGCGCGCCTGCTCGCCGCGCTTGATCCCCGACTCTCCAGGCTCTCCGCAGACTCGGCGTATTGCGCGAATAGGTGAGtaacaaaatatgtaataaatattttctaaattattgaACTACTACTAAAGTAATTCGATTAATTCGAGGTAGACAGCGACAACGTTTGACgccatttgatttttttattacaaacattttaatttctatcCTGAAAAATTATACGTATCGTCCACCAAAAGAACTTGATGAAATACGCTTGACCGATTGTTATTGTCCACAGCGATACGTCGTTAGTGAAGCGGGCGCTGGAGGGCGGGGGGGTGTACGTGCTGGACGACCACTGCTTGCCGCCGACGTTCGCCACGCAAGTGTAGTGCTCGACGAGACTGGAcacgataatttatttattaccgaACGGACGCTCTCGCGATTCAGGCTGTGCGCCGCGTGTAAATATAGCGTAAAGTGTAAAGTGACCCCTGTATAGACGGCTAGGTGTAAGCATTCGGATGTATTTATTTGTGAGTGCGATTCGTACGCCCCCTGTATATAGTATTGGCGCGACGGATCGCCAGTTCCGGCCCTGAGCACGAGTCCGTGACGTCACGCGGCGAGTCCGGGGCCGAGTGGTGAGTCCACTGTCTGCGATCTCTGTAGGTAACGTGCGAGCCACGCGCCCAAGCGCTGCGATCTGCGAGGACACGCACTAGGGGCGATACTAGATCTCTGCGTTTTAATAGATGCCATCGTCATTTACGTTGTGCtataagaaaatttaattagactaaaaaaaagttttaaccGTTTCAGTTTTATATGATAGATTTGTTTTATGAATTGTGTTGTCGAACCGACCGGCTCCGCGCGAACATTCCAGAGCCAGCGCGCGCCGGTCCCGTACCGCCCCTACGAGCGAGCGCACAACTGATGCTATCCCTCTCGACTCGCACCGACATACAAACCAAACCGTGCGTTAAATAAGTTTTAgactaatttatatttaaaataaataaaaaacacgctaATTATGCGTTCATCActtttatattgatttattattgtttttttcttgtgaTTTAACTAAttattgtcatttgttcctATGATTATTGtagtgaatgataaaaaaatcttgTTGCGATTTTCTTGAAAATCGACTTTGATTTTTTTCCTTCTTTAAGCTGTACGGATGTAATTCAGTTAGCACAATAATGTAACGTTCCTGATACAGCGAAAGTCATTTTTGTATTGCACATATCGATCGATTCGTGTGTGTCGTCAAAAATCACTTTCGCGTCACAAAAATGTAAACATCACGCACGTAATTAGTCCATAGGTTTAACAACTTCAGTACTTATAAGAAACAAATTGTCGAAAGCTAAGTCattgtgtataaaaaaaaaactattaagttTTAGTGTTGTAAGTATATTCTCCATTACTTGTAAGAGTACTGCGACAATATAAGAAGCGTCAGGAGGCAACATAGGAGGTATTCCAGGTTgttttaacttatttatttttttaaataggtgtGCAGCTGCAGTTTATTTACACTTTCGCCACTCGACCCGGCTCGCGCCCCGCGGGACGCGGTCCGGGCCGACTGCGGATCCATATgaaataatttatgttaaaataCACTTATGAGACCTGTAGATATTACGATAAGTGCTAGATTATAATCGTATGTTGCCTTTTGTACACGAACGTAGATTAATGAAGGTTAAATCgacaaaattgtaaaatttatatCAAACTATGAATAGACTGATGACCAATAATAATTGttcttgtatttaattttgtaagatGACAAAACGGTACGTTTAAATTATGATAGAATCGTTAATGGAAATTACCAAACTATTTGTAAAGTTATTAGTGTCACGTTTTTGTACTTAAAATTGATCACGAATTAAACTAActttcatttttctttttgagaagttttaaatattgattgcgTCTCAATTGTTTTTCATTCCGAGCAATAAAAtgacagtatttttaatttatttattatgcctgtattatattaaatgtgaatttgccttaaattttataaataaatcattgtttaattattttttgtacttaagtTTACAATTGACTGAATGCTATTAATTGATTTGTATTTTGGACTCCTTTTTATTGAATCATTAATGTAATACATATTTTGCTTGCATTGTGTGAATATACTAAGAGTTAATTCTCAAATCATTCCATTCCTAAACTAGGTTGCCTTATGTaatcttaattataattttgtctaTTATCTAAGTCTATTTTGCATGTAAAACCAgtaaattaatctattttctCGTCTTTAAGAAACCTAGTGTCTTTCTTAACTTTTGGTATATTCACATGGTTTTTCGAtttcaaaagaaaaatgaaaGCAAAAGAAACAGTGAATTCTATATTTAGCTACTACCTGAATAAAAGTCATATTATATTTGCTATTGCGGTGATAATTTTGCCAGCGAGTGTGTGACGAATGTGTAATTATGTGCAGTGATGCAGCGAggataaaatgttaataaacaattgtttacaaaagattaaacattattttttattttacctcaTACTACAAGAATAAATGCAGAAATTATTTAATGCATACAACACTTAGTTGAAAGAAACGGAGGTATTTTAGACGGGCactaaagtttaaaatatagtCATCATTTGGAAGTG
Proteins encoded in this window:
- the Dl gene encoding delta precursor (The RefSeq protein has 1 substitution, 3 frameshifts compared to this genomic sequence) — encoded protein: MRASAVLLALLGFLPQVLTSGFFELRIKSFTNSLGRLSSGQCCDGSSKSDAPCLAPCRTKFRVCSPRFIKPTSTTKSPCTFGDITTPVLGGNSLDVPNLNVEGFSNPIVFPFDFTWPGTFSLIVEAWHDNNDTSRTDDALIGRMTKQSVADVGGPWIEEEQRWGGPSEAHLRVSFRVTCAPHYYGAGCAVLCRPRDDSFGHYTCSSAGEIVCQDGWTGDYCSKPKCLAGCDSEHGYCTKPDECICHSGWVGKRCDKCEPHPGCVHGTCSRPWDCICKEGWGGLFCNQDLNYCTNHRPCRNGGTCLNTGQGSYTCVCPPEYTGSDCEKSLHSCAVRPCLNGGLCVPDEGGELSCTCPQGYEGARCETRRLTCFDRPCHNGGTCEPKSSGYVCVCPVGFAGTDCALEADPCAANPCRNGATCSRAGNGFKCTCRTGFRGNRCEIDIDDCAGILCEHGGTCVDLVNGQKCQCAPGFLGPRCETRVDMCLTKPCANGGECLVLDNDYGCRCRPGFTGKDCSIDIDECASSPCRNGGTCRDRVDGYRCVCPHGWGGRSCTVSLSELAAKQAGGHLPRVGDSDEEERLSAQQVAWIAALGALVPAGAGAAALAVVCVRRRRARAAAAADAEARAQNAANAGGGHVIRNTWGKCDAPPPECQNAHNAAAEECKRKTLNTESARLLAALDPRLSRLSADSAYCANSDTSLVKRALEGGGVYVLDDHCLPPTFATQV